Proteins encoded in a region of the uncultured Sunxiuqinia sp. genome:
- a CDS encoding NAD(P)-dependent oxidoreductase: MTNVLIATEKPFAPAAVAQMSEVFEKTGYQVQLLEKYQQKQDLLDAVKSTHALIVRSDKIDREVLDAAEKLQLIVRAGAGYDNVDSAYAKEKDVCVMNTPGQNSNAVAELAIGLAIYGLRNFFYGTSGGELRGRTLGLHGYGYVARNVHRIARGFGMDVKVFTRFSKAQASSEGLEVTKSLEELYAVSDVISIHVPARGEHIKSVSMPVLKHLKKNALIVNTARKEVIHEDDLCEFMTERKDVKYLSDIAPDCIDHFQSEFSGRYFFSPKKIGAQTSEANINAGVAAAEQIVGFFENSDRTFQVNK, encoded by the coding sequence ATGACAAACGTATTAATTGCAACCGAGAAACCGTTTGCGCCGGCTGCGGTTGCTCAAATGAGTGAAGTTTTCGAGAAGACGGGCTACCAAGTTCAACTCCTTGAAAAGTATCAGCAAAAACAAGATTTGCTTGATGCAGTCAAAAGTACCCATGCTTTAATTGTTCGCAGTGATAAAATTGACCGGGAAGTGCTTGATGCTGCTGAAAAGCTTCAGTTAATTGTTCGGGCAGGTGCAGGCTACGATAATGTTGATTCAGCTTACGCCAAAGAAAAGGATGTTTGTGTGATGAACACTCCTGGTCAAAATTCCAATGCCGTCGCTGAATTAGCGATTGGGTTGGCCATTTATGGCTTGCGTAATTTTTTCTATGGAACTTCAGGTGGAGAATTACGCGGACGAACCCTTGGTCTGCATGGTTATGGATATGTTGCCCGCAATGTACACAGGATTGCCCGTGGGTTTGGCATGGATGTAAAGGTCTTTACCCGATTTAGTAAGGCTCAGGCCTCTTCCGAAGGATTGGAGGTTACCAAATCGCTTGAAGAGCTTTATGCGGTTTCTGATGTCATTTCGATTCACGTGCCAGCCCGCGGTGAACATATCAAGTCGGTAAGCATGCCAGTTTTAAAGCATCTCAAGAAAAATGCCTTAATCGTTAATACGGCTCGTAAAGAAGTAATTCATGAGGACGATCTTTGTGAATTTATGACTGAACGAAAAGATGTGAAATACTTATCGGATATTGCTCCGGATTGTATAGATCATTTTCAAAGTGAATTCAGTGGTCGATATTTTTTCAGCCCTAAAAAGATTGGTGCACAAACATCAGAAGCAAATATAAATGCCGGAGTTGCAGCTGCGGAGCAAATCGTTGGGTTTTTCGAAAACAGTGATCGGACCTTTCAGGTCAACAAGTAG
- the serC gene encoding 3-phosphoserine/phosphohydroxythreonine transaminase: protein MKKHNFSAGPSILPQFTIEKTAEAIKDFAGTGLSVMEVSHRGKEFVAVMEETQALFRELLNIPDNYSVLFLGGGASLQFCMVPCNLMKTKAAYLNTGSWSSKAIKEGKFFGEVVEVASSKDTVYNYIPKGYEIPADADYFHYTSNNTIYGTQIREDFDLDIPVVCDMSSDIFSRQIDISKYGIIYGGAQKNLAPAGLAFVIVRNDILGKVDRPIPTMLNYQTHIDGGSMFNTPPVTPIYAALQTLKWLKEKGGVAAMEKVNEEKAALLYDEIDRNPVFKGTVLNKEDRSLMNVCFIMNDGYQELEKDFLEFATAKGMSAIKGHRSVGGFRASIYNAMPKESIQALIDCMQEFEKTHVK, encoded by the coding sequence ATGAAGAAGCATAATTTTTCAGCTGGACCTTCAATTTTACCACAATTTACGATTGAGAAAACTGCTGAAGCCATTAAAGATTTTGCAGGCACTGGTCTTTCTGTGATGGAAGTATCACATCGCGGAAAAGAATTTGTCGCTGTAATGGAAGAAACACAAGCGTTGTTTCGCGAACTACTGAATATCCCTGATAATTATTCGGTGTTATTCCTTGGCGGAGGTGCTTCCTTGCAATTCTGCATGGTCCCGTGCAACCTGATGAAAACTAAAGCTGCCTACCTAAATACAGGTTCGTGGTCGTCAAAAGCAATCAAAGAAGGAAAGTTCTTTGGAGAGGTTGTTGAAGTTGCTTCTTCAAAAGATACCGTTTACAATTACATTCCAAAAGGATATGAGATTCCGGCTGATGCCGATTATTTCCATTATACATCGAACAACACCATTTACGGAACTCAAATTCGTGAAGACTTTGACCTGGATATTCCGGTTGTTTGTGATATGTCATCTGATATTTTCTCTCGTCAAATTGATATTTCAAAATATGGAATTATTTACGGAGGAGCGCAGAAAAATTTGGCTCCGGCAGGATTAGCTTTTGTAATTGTTCGAAACGACATTTTAGGAAAAGTAGATCGTCCTATTCCAACCATGTTAAACTACCAAACACATATTGATGGTGGTTCCATGTTTAATACACCTCCTGTAACGCCAATTTACGCTGCCTTGCAAACCTTGAAGTGGTTGAAAGAAAAAGGTGGAGTTGCGGCCATGGAGAAAGTAAATGAAGAAAAAGCAGCATTGCTTTATGACGAGATTGATCGTAATCCGGTATTCAAAGGAACCGTATTGAATAAAGAAGATCGTTCGTTGATGAATGTTTGCTTTATTATGAATGACGGTTACCAGGAATTGGAAAAAGACTTCCTTGAATTTGCTACTGCAAAAGGAATGTCGGCCATCAAAGGTCATCGATCTGTTGGTGGTTTCCGAGCATCAATTTACAATGCCATGCCAAAAGAGAGCATTCAGGCATTGATCGATTGCATGCAGGAGTTCGAAAAAACACATGTAAAATAA
- a CDS encoding 2-phosphosulfolactate phosphatase, with amino-acid sequence MNMKKRQLEVCLSPAIYDKHANNENIVVVIDVLRATSTICTAFANGVRQIIPVATVEEARQKKEEGYTVASERDGYVLDFADFGNSPFNFSVDKVKDKDIVYSTTNGTRCIHMASHSKEVLIGSFLNLSALAGYLIEQDVPVLLFCASWKDRFSLEDTVCAGALAERLLASGNYDSICDAVTASTDLWSIAKNDLNQYSLKAAQKGRLASKGLDDCIEFCHQLDFTDLIPYYSDGRLLSKTNGTNKK; translated from the coding sequence ATGAATATGAAAAAACGTCAGTTGGAGGTTTGTTTATCGCCGGCGATTTACGATAAACATGCCAACAACGAAAATATCGTGGTGGTAATTGATGTCCTGCGGGCAACTTCCACAATTTGCACCGCTTTTGCGAATGGAGTACGACAAATTATTCCGGTTGCTACAGTTGAAGAAGCGAGGCAAAAAAAGGAAGAAGGGTACACGGTTGCTTCGGAGCGCGATGGTTACGTGCTCGACTTTGCCGACTTCGGGAATTCGCCATTCAATTTTAGTGTAGATAAAGTTAAGGATAAAGACATTGTTTATTCAACTACAAATGGCACGCGTTGCATTCATATGGCCAGTCACTCCAAAGAGGTGCTTATTGGTTCGTTCCTTAACCTGTCGGCGCTTGCCGGCTATTTGATTGAACAAGATGTGCCGGTGCTTCTTTTTTGTGCATCGTGGAAAGACCGTTTTAGCTTGGAGGATACGGTTTGTGCGGGAGCTTTGGCCGAGCGCTTATTGGCTTCGGGTAACTATGATAGCATTTGCGATGCGGTAACGGCTTCTACTGATTTGTGGTCGATCGCAAAAAACGATTTAAACCAATATAGTTTGAAAGCAGCTCAAAAAGGACGTTTGGCCAGTAAAGGCCTGGATGACTGCATTGAGTTTTGCCATCAGTTGGATTTTACTGATTTAATCCCTTATTATTCTGATGGCCGTTTGCTTTCGAAGACGAACGGAACAAATAAAAAGTAG
- a CDS encoding Hpt domain-containing protein: protein MAEQKYTDLNYLKEITGGEDEILKEFINMFFDQLPEFRDGLHEHLKNKRYKELGELAHKAKSSVMTFGMDDLGHQLKELQLKTQKLADIDTYPAYVQEFDTVIAEAEKELREVLDSLK from the coding sequence ATGGCTGAACAAAAGTATACCGACCTAAACTATTTGAAAGAAATTACAGGTGGCGAAGACGAAATTCTAAAAGAGTTTATTAATATGTTTTTCGATCAACTCCCTGAGTTTAGAGATGGATTGCACGAGCATTTGAAAAATAAACGATACAAGGAATTAGGGGAACTAGCACACAAAGCGAAATCGTCGGTTATGACTTTTGGCATGGACGATTTAGGGCACCAACTGAAAGAACTCCAGTTAAAAACTCAGAAGCTTGCCGATATTGATACATACCCAGCCTACGTTCAAGAATTTGATACTGTCATTGCTGAGGCAGAAAAAGAGTTACGGGAAGTTTTGGATTCACTAAAATAG
- a CDS encoding OsmC family protein: MKINKAHAFWTGNLKDGNGRMQFEKSDTEFPFSFKSRFEDGVGANPEMLIGSAHAGCFSMAFSNILDGEGFDPKEVKVVASIKLDQVDGGFKITESHLDVEAKVQGIDNDKFQELATKAKENCPVSQALSVIKITMDAKLKS, translated from the coding sequence ATGAAAATTAATAAAGCACACGCATTTTGGACAGGAAATTTGAAAGATGGAAACGGTCGCATGCAATTCGAGAAAAGCGATACTGAATTTCCGTTTAGTTTTAAATCAAGGTTTGAAGATGGAGTGGGAGCAAATCCTGAAATGTTGATTGGATCAGCTCATGCAGGTTGTTTCTCAATGGCCTTTTCAAATATTTTAGATGGTGAGGGTTTTGACCCGAAAGAAGTAAAAGTAGTTGCAAGTATCAAGTTAGATCAGGTTGATGGTGGTTTCAAAATAACAGAAAGCCATTTGGATGTCGAAGCAAAAGTTCAGGGAATCGACAATGATAAGTTTCAGGAACTTGCTACTAAGGCGAAAGAAAATTGTCCCGTTTCTCAAGCACTTTCAGTCATTAAAATAACGATGGATGCTAAATTGAAGAGTTAA
- the ppdK gene encoding pyruvate, phosphate dikinase, producing MTKYVYTFGNGKAEGKADMKNLLGGKGANLAEMNLIGVPVPPGFTITTEVCTLYTQQGHHAAISSIKDEVEKAVALIEELTNTKFGDKDNPCLVSVRSGARVSMPGMMDTVLNLGLNDLAVQGIAKKSGNERFAWDSYRRFVQMYGDVVLGLKPESKEDIDPFEEIMESLKEEKGIELDTDFTTEDLKMLVTRFKDAVLKVTGKSFPDDPWEQLWGAVSAVFDSWMNERAIYYRKINNIPVEWGTAVNVQAMVYGNMGDTSATGVAFTRDAGTGEDIFNGEYLINAQGEDVVAGTRTPQQITLEGSKRWAELAEVSEEMRKDEFPSLEETMPAIYKELIETQEKLENHYKDMQDLEFTIQDGKLWLLQTRNGKRTGAAMVKIAVDMLEQGMIDNKTALLRIEPNKLDELLHPIFDTDALESAKIVAKGLPASPGAATGQVVFFADEANKYENSILVRIETSPEDLEGMNIARGILTARGGMTSHAAVVARGMGKCCVSGAGAIKINYKARIMTVAGKEIKEGAWISLNGTTGQVLEGRVKTKNPDLGGDFAKIMDLSDQFARMTVRTNADTPNDAKVARKFGAQGIGLCRTEHMFFEGHRIKAMREMILSSTLEGREKALAKLLPYQREDFEGIFEAMEGYGVTVRLLDPPLHEFVPHQQATQKELADEMGISIDAVKSKISDLEEFNPMLGHRGCRLGITYPEITAMQARAIIEAALNLKAKGVDARPEIMVPLVGTVAELKNQTKIIRSTAESVFKEKGDRIDYLVGTMIEIPRAALTADHIATEADFFSFGTNDLTQMTLGYSRDDAGKFLPVYLENGILQQDPFQILDQNGVGQLVKMGAEKGRSTKPNLKVGICGEHGGEPSSVEFCDSVNLDYVSCSPYRVPIARIAAALANVKHSS from the coding sequence ATGACAAAGTATGTTTATACGTTCGGTAACGGTAAAGCAGAAGGCAAAGCCGATATGAAAAACCTCCTTGGAGGCAAAGGAGCTAATCTGGCAGAGATGAACCTGATTGGTGTGCCAGTCCCCCCTGGTTTTACGATTACAACCGAAGTTTGTACCCTCTATACACAACAGGGACACCACGCAGCTATTTCATCCATAAAAGATGAAGTTGAAAAAGCGGTAGCCCTTATTGAAGAATTAACCAACACAAAATTTGGAGACAAAGATAATCCATGTCTCGTTTCCGTGCGTTCCGGAGCCAGGGTATCAATGCCCGGTATGATGGATACAGTTCTAAATCTTGGATTGAACGACTTAGCAGTACAGGGAATTGCCAAAAAATCAGGTAACGAACGTTTTGCATGGGATTCGTATCGTCGTTTTGTGCAAATGTATGGCGATGTTGTTTTAGGTCTGAAACCCGAAAGCAAGGAAGATATTGATCCTTTCGAGGAAATAATGGAAAGCCTGAAAGAAGAAAAAGGCATTGAGCTTGATACCGACTTTACAACTGAAGACTTAAAGATGCTGGTTACTCGCTTTAAAGATGCTGTACTAAAAGTAACCGGGAAAAGTTTCCCTGACGACCCATGGGAACAACTATGGGGAGCAGTATCCGCTGTTTTCGATAGCTGGATGAATGAACGTGCTATTTATTATCGCAAGATCAACAATATTCCGGTTGAATGGGGAACAGCAGTAAACGTGCAAGCGATGGTCTATGGAAACATGGGAGACACATCAGCAACAGGAGTTGCCTTTACCCGCGATGCCGGAACAGGAGAAGATATTTTCAATGGTGAATATCTGATCAATGCACAAGGGGAAGATGTTGTTGCCGGCACCCGAACTCCACAACAGATTACACTGGAAGGCAGTAAGCGCTGGGCCGAACTAGCCGAAGTTAGTGAGGAAATGCGTAAAGACGAATTTCCATCTCTGGAAGAAACCATGCCTGCTATTTATAAAGAATTGATTGAAACCCAGGAAAAACTGGAAAACCACTACAAGGATATGCAGGATTTAGAATTTACCATTCAGGATGGCAAACTGTGGCTTCTGCAAACCCGAAACGGAAAACGAACCGGAGCAGCGATGGTTAAAATTGCCGTTGACATGCTGGAGCAAGGTATGATTGATAACAAAACTGCCTTATTAAGAATAGAACCTAACAAGCTGGACGAACTACTCCACCCTATTTTTGATACCGATGCACTTGAAAGTGCAAAAATTGTTGCCAAAGGATTACCTGCATCTCCCGGAGCTGCAACCGGTCAAGTGGTATTCTTTGCCGACGAAGCAAACAAGTACGAAAATTCAATTCTTGTACGAATTGAAACTTCTCCCGAAGATTTAGAAGGAATGAATATTGCCCGTGGTATTTTAACCGCCAGAGGAGGAATGACCTCGCACGCCGCGGTAGTTGCACGCGGCATGGGCAAATGCTGCGTTTCCGGCGCCGGAGCAATTAAAATCAATTATAAAGCCAGAATAATGACCGTTGCCGGAAAAGAAATCAAGGAAGGAGCCTGGATTTCATTGAATGGTACGACCGGACAAGTTCTTGAAGGCAGAGTAAAAACGAAAAATCCTGATCTTGGGGGTGACTTTGCCAAAATAATGGATTTGTCTGATCAATTTGCAAGAATGACTGTTCGCACCAACGCTGATACACCAAATGACGCAAAGGTTGCACGCAAGTTTGGAGCCCAAGGAATCGGGCTCTGTCGAACAGAACATATGTTCTTCGAAGGCCATCGCATTAAAGCAATGCGCGAAATGATATTGTCATCAACTCTGGAAGGGCGAGAAAAGGCACTCGCAAAACTACTTCCATACCAACGAGAAGATTTTGAAGGCATATTTGAAGCGATGGAAGGCTATGGAGTTACTGTTCGGTTATTAGATCCACCATTGCATGAATTTGTACCTCACCAACAAGCAACTCAAAAAGAGCTTGCCGATGAAATGGGAATCTCAATTGATGCTGTAAAGTCTAAAATTTCAGACTTAGAAGAATTTAACCCCATGTTGGGACACCGTGGTTGTCGCTTAGGTATTACTTATCCTGAGATTACAGCCATGCAGGCACGAGCAATTATTGAAGCAGCGCTAAACCTGAAAGCAAAAGGAGTTGATGCACGTCCTGAGATTATGGTTCCTTTGGTGGGCACAGTTGCCGAGCTAAAAAACCAGACAAAAATCATCCGATCCACTGCCGAATCAGTATTTAAAGAAAAAGGCGATCGTATCGACTACTTAGTTGGAACAATGATTGAAATTCCACGAGCTGCACTAACTGCTGACCATATTGCTACAGAAGCTGATTTCTTTTCGTTTGGAACAAATGACTTGACCCAAATGACACTGGGATATTCACGCGACGATGCCGGTAAATTTCTACCAGTTTATTTAGAGAATGGTATTTTACAACAGGATCCATTCCAGATACTCGATCAAAATGGAGTTGGTCAATTGGTGAAAATGGGGGCTGAAAAAGGCCGTTCAACAAAACCAAATTTGAAAGTTGGTATTTGTGGTGAACATGGCGGAGAACCTAGCTCTGTTGAGTTTTGCGACAGTGTAAACTTAGACTATGTGAGTTGCTCGCCCTACCGTGTTCCTATTGCCCGGATAGCTGCCGCCTTAGCAAATGTTAAACACAGTAGTTAG
- the clpB gene encoding ATP-dependent chaperone ClpB: MNFNNFTIKSQEALQHAFEVAQANNQQAIENGHVLKGLLHAAENVTGFLLKKLGVNTSIFQQALEKIIQSYPKVTGGEQYLSGNTNKALQKSIDISKKMGDDFVSVEHILMSLLETGDTISTLLKDNGVGRKELNAAVEELRKGTKVQSQTAEDQFNSLNRFAVNLNERARSGKLDPVIGRDDEIRRILQILSRRTKNNPVLIGEPGTGKTAIAEGLAHRIVRGDVPENLKSKQLFSLDMGALVAGAKYKGEFEERLKAVVNEVVKSDGEIILFIDEIHTLVGAGKGDGAMDAANILKPALARGELRSIGATTLNEYQKYFEKDKALERRFQIVVVNEPDALSAISILRGLKERYEGHHKVRILDNAIIAAVELSQRYISDRFLPDKAIDLMDEAAAKLRLEMDSVPEELDEIERRMMQLEIEREAIKREKDESKLASLGEEIANLKEEQSRYRAQWEMEKSLIDQIQQNKTNIENFKFEAEQAERSGDYGKVAEFRYGKIKEAEEQIIRLEQELHEVQGDSLIKEEVDAEDIADVVARWTGIPVSRMMQSEREKLLHLEDELHHRIVGQKEAIHAVADAVRRSRAGLQDEKRPIGSFIFLGTTGIGKTELAKALAEYLFDDENMITRIDMSEYQEKFSVTRLIGSPPGYVGYDEGGQLSEAVRRKPYSVVLFDEIEKAHPDVFNVLLQVLDDGRLTDNKGRVVNFKNTIIIMTSNLGSQIIQEGFERMKASNKGEVYEETQKAVFNLLRKTIRPEFLNRIDETIMFTPLSRDDIKQIVRIQFNRIVKRMSNQDLRIEISDEAVDWLAAIGYDPQYGARPVNRLLQKHVLNELSKKILAGDVNLEQTIQIVLENDELKFVSR; the protein is encoded by the coding sequence ATGAATTTTAACAATTTTACAATTAAATCGCAGGAGGCATTGCAGCATGCGTTTGAAGTTGCGCAAGCCAATAATCAGCAGGCCATTGAAAACGGTCATGTCTTGAAAGGGTTATTACATGCGGCTGAAAATGTGACCGGGTTTCTATTAAAAAAACTGGGAGTAAATACGAGCATTTTTCAACAAGCGCTAGAGAAAATCATCCAATCGTATCCTAAAGTTACAGGGGGAGAACAATACCTTTCGGGTAATACCAATAAAGCATTGCAGAAGTCGATTGATATCTCCAAGAAAATGGGAGATGATTTTGTCTCGGTTGAGCATATTTTAATGTCGCTACTGGAGACTGGTGATACGATTTCTACTTTGCTAAAGGATAATGGGGTAGGTCGAAAAGAGCTAAATGCGGCTGTAGAAGAACTGCGTAAAGGGACGAAAGTTCAAAGCCAGACGGCTGAAGATCAGTTTAATTCGTTGAATCGTTTCGCCGTTAACCTTAATGAGAGAGCCCGAAGCGGGAAACTTGATCCCGTCATTGGTCGCGATGATGAAATTCGAAGAATTTTACAAATACTTTCGCGTAGGACAAAAAACAACCCTGTGTTGATAGGAGAGCCTGGAACAGGAAAGACAGCCATTGCTGAAGGTTTGGCTCATCGAATTGTGCGCGGAGATGTGCCTGAGAACCTGAAGTCAAAGCAGCTGTTTTCTTTAGATATGGGAGCACTTGTTGCCGGAGCCAAATACAAAGGTGAGTTTGAGGAGCGCCTGAAGGCGGTGGTCAATGAGGTGGTCAAATCAGATGGTGAGATCATTCTATTTATTGACGAAATTCACACATTGGTGGGTGCAGGAAAGGGAGATGGGGCGATGGATGCTGCCAATATTCTGAAGCCCGCGTTAGCCCGTGGCGAACTACGATCAATTGGAGCTACCACATTAAATGAATATCAAAAGTACTTTGAAAAGGATAAAGCATTAGAACGTCGTTTTCAGATTGTGGTGGTGAACGAGCCGGACGCTTTGAGTGCGATATCGATTTTACGTGGATTGAAAGAACGCTACGAAGGACACCATAAGGTTCGCATTTTGGATAACGCAATTATTGCGGCAGTGGAGCTGTCTCAGCGATATATTTCTGATCGCTTTTTGCCCGACAAAGCCATCGACTTGATGGACGAGGCTGCCGCCAAGTTACGATTGGAGATGGATTCGGTACCAGAGGAATTGGATGAAATTGAGCGACGTATGATGCAGTTGGAGATCGAGCGGGAAGCCATTAAGCGAGAAAAAGATGAAAGTAAGCTGGCTTCGCTTGGCGAAGAAATTGCCAACCTGAAAGAGGAGCAGTCGAGGTATCGTGCACAATGGGAAATGGAAAAATCATTGATTGATCAAATTCAGCAAAATAAAACCAACATAGAAAACTTTAAGTTTGAGGCAGAACAAGCCGAACGATCAGGGGATTATGGCAAAGTGGCTGAATTTCGGTATGGCAAAATCAAAGAAGCTGAAGAACAAATTATACGGTTGGAGCAAGAATTGCACGAAGTCCAGGGAGATTCTTTAATAAAAGAGGAAGTGGATGCTGAAGATATTGCAGATGTCGTTGCTCGCTGGACGGGAATTCCTGTTTCCAGAATGATGCAAAGTGAACGTGAAAAGTTACTTCACCTGGAGGATGAATTACACCATCGTATTGTTGGTCAAAAAGAAGCCATTCATGCAGTGGCTGATGCGGTGCGCCGCAGTAGGGCAGGACTACAGGATGAGAAGAGGCCGATTGGTTCATTTATCTTTTTGGGAACAACAGGTATTGGAAAAACAGAATTGGCTAAGGCATTGGCTGAGTATCTGTTTGATGATGAGAACATGATAACGCGAATTGATATGTCGGAATATCAAGAAAAATTTTCGGTAACCCGACTCATTGGTTCGCCTCCTGGATATGTTGGGTACGATGAAGGTGGACAGTTAAGTGAAGCTGTTCGCAGGAAACCTTATTCGGTTGTCTTGTTTGATGAGATTGAAAAAGCACATCCGGATGTGTTTAACGTCTTATTGCAAGTGCTGGATGATGGTCGGTTGACCGATAATAAAGGGCGAGTTGTCAATTTCAAAAACACGATTATTATCATGACATCAAACCTTGGATCTCAAATTATACAGGAAGGTTTTGAACGAATGAAGGCAAGTAATAAGGGGGAGGTTTATGAAGAAACACAGAAGGCCGTTTTCAATCTGTTGAGAAAAACGATTCGACCTGAGTTTTTGAATCGGATTGATGAAACAATCATGTTCACGCCATTGTCACGAGATGATATCAAACAAATTGTTCGAATCCAGTTCAACCGAATTGTGAAACGAATGAGCAATCAGGATTTGAGGATTGAAATTAGTGATGAAGCAGTTGATTGGTTAGCAGCTATTGGATACGACCCTCAATATGGTGCTCGTCCTGTTAATCGGCTATTACAAAAACATGTATTGAATGAGCTGTCGAAAAAGATACTTGCCGGCGATGTTAATCTTGAGCAAACAATTCAAATTGTTCTCGAAAACGATGAATTAAAATTTGTAAGTAGATAA
- the gcvT gene encoding glycine cleavage system aminomethyltransferase GcvT: MKKTSFNQLHKDAGGKMVDFAGFEMPVEFSGIKDEHLTVRKGVGVFDVSHMGEFWVKGPNAGKLVQKLTTNDVSKLSVGQAQYTCFPNGKGGIVDDLLVYYYEPEKYMLVVNASNIEKDWKWVVSQNSVGAELENASDEISQLAIQGPKATTTLQKLTNINLNEIPYYTFVTDQFAGVDDVIISATGYTGSGGFELYFRNEHAEKIYKAIFEAGEEFYIKPIGLGARDTLRLEMGFCLYGNDIDDTTSPIEAGLGWITKFNDNNNFIDKDLLLLQKSEGVTRKLRGFEMIDRGIPRHDYELADKDGHVIGKVTSGTQSPMLDKGIGMGYLDKEYSAFGTEIYVKIRNRLLKAKVVKVPFVSLL, translated from the coding sequence ATGAAGAAAACTTCCTTTAATCAGCTGCATAAAGATGCCGGAGGCAAGATGGTCGATTTTGCCGGTTTTGAAATGCCTGTCGAGTTTAGTGGTATAAAAGACGAACACCTTACCGTACGAAAAGGTGTTGGTGTTTTCGATGTTTCGCATATGGGCGAATTTTGGGTGAAGGGACCGAATGCTGGGAAGTTAGTGCAAAAGCTTACAACCAACGATGTTTCTAAGTTGAGCGTGGGACAGGCACAATACACGTGTTTCCCGAATGGCAAAGGCGGTATTGTCGACGATTTGTTGGTTTATTATTACGAACCTGAAAAATATATGCTGGTTGTAAATGCGTCGAATATCGAGAAGGATTGGAAATGGGTGGTTTCGCAAAATAGCGTTGGAGCTGAGCTTGAAAATGCGTCAGACGAAATAAGTCAATTGGCAATACAAGGGCCAAAAGCTACTACAACACTGCAAAAGCTCACCAACATAAATCTGAATGAAATACCATATTACACTTTTGTTACCGATCAGTTTGCGGGAGTTGACGACGTTATTATTTCAGCAACAGGCTACACCGGTTCGGGTGGTTTTGAGTTGTATTTCAGAAATGAACATGCTGAAAAGATTTATAAAGCTATTTTTGAAGCGGGAGAAGAATTTTACATTAAGCCAATTGGTTTAGGAGCTCGTGATACCTTACGGCTGGAAATGGGCTTTTGTCTTTATGGAAACGATATTGATGATACAACGTCACCGATTGAGGCCGGACTTGGATGGATTACTAAGTTTAATGATAACAATAATTTCATCGACAAAGACTTGTTGTTGTTACAAAAAAGCGAAGGCGTGACTCGTAAGCTACGAGGATTTGAAATGATTGATCGCGGTATTCCTCGTCACGATTACGAATTGGCTGATAAGGATGGGCATGTTATTGGTAAAGTGACTTCAGGCACACAATCGCCTATGTTGGATAAAGGGATTGGAATGGGATATTTGGATAAAGAATATTCCGCATTTGGAACAGAAATCTATGTAAAAATTAGAAATAGACTATTGAAAGCAAAGGTGGTTAAAGTACCTTTTGTGAGTCTTCTTTAA